One Cryobacterium psychrophilum DNA segment encodes these proteins:
- a CDS encoding FAD-dependent oxidoreductase, with product MPSTSPFNLRVAIIGAGPAGIYAGNILSKAVQDAGGSVAIDLFDKLPAPYGLIRYGVAPDHPRIKGIVTSLHEMLDSGSIRFIGNVTYGVDVSLQDLREQYHAVIFATGAIADAPLTVPGIDLPGSYGAADFVSWYDGHPDVARSWPLDATDIAVIGNGNVALDVARMLAKHPKDLLSTDIPDNVHAGLDSSPVTDVHIFGRRGPSQVKFTPIELRELAQVPDVDVIVYEEDFVFDEHTRALATTNNQVKVMTRTLEGWLTRQPTGASRRLHLHFLQAPLEIYGNGRVEGIRFERTEPSGDGGVRGTGVIVDYPVQAVYRAVGYRGSALPDLPFDEAKGVIPNDGGRVLNAHGTPIAGIYATGWIKRGPVGLIGHTKGDALETITRLMEDATTLEQPAGWAAGDGDEILRVLTERGVHVTTWPGWLILDAHEKALGTSHAAVRDRVKVVERDEQVHIARADAAVLS from the coding sequence ATGCCCAGCACCTCCCCTTTCAACCTTCGCGTCGCCATCATCGGCGCCGGACCCGCCGGTATCTACGCGGGCAACATCCTCAGCAAGGCCGTTCAGGATGCCGGTGGTTCGGTCGCCATTGACCTCTTCGACAAGCTCCCGGCGCCCTACGGCCTCATCCGCTACGGCGTGGCCCCCGATCACCCGCGCATCAAGGGAATCGTCACGTCGCTGCATGAAATGCTCGACTCGGGCAGCATCCGCTTCATTGGCAATGTCACCTATGGCGTCGACGTCTCGCTGCAGGACCTGCGCGAGCAGTACCACGCCGTGATCTTCGCCACCGGTGCCATTGCCGACGCTCCGCTCACCGTGCCCGGCATCGACCTGCCCGGCTCCTACGGCGCCGCGGACTTCGTGTCCTGGTACGACGGACACCCCGACGTGGCCCGCAGCTGGCCGCTCGACGCCACCGACATTGCCGTGATCGGCAACGGCAATGTGGCGCTCGACGTGGCCCGCATGCTCGCCAAACACCCGAAGGACCTGCTCAGCACTGACATTCCCGACAACGTGCACGCCGGCCTCGACAGCTCGCCCGTGACCGACGTGCACATCTTCGGGCGACGAGGACCGTCCCAGGTGAAATTCACGCCCATCGAACTGCGCGAACTCGCCCAGGTGCCCGACGTCGACGTGATCGTCTACGAGGAAGACTTCGTCTTTGACGAGCACACCAGGGCGCTCGCCACCACGAACAACCAGGTCAAGGTGATGACGCGCACGCTGGAGGGCTGGCTCACCCGGCAGCCCACCGGCGCCTCGCGTCGACTGCACCTGCATTTTCTGCAGGCTCCGCTGGAGATTTACGGCAACGGGAGGGTTGAGGGCATTCGCTTCGAACGCACCGAGCCCAGCGGCGACGGCGGCGTGCGCGGAACCGGCGTGATCGTGGACTACCCGGTGCAGGCCGTGTACCGGGCCGTCGGCTACCGGGGCAGCGCACTACCGGACCTGCCCTTCGACGAGGCGAAAGGAGTGATCCCGAACGACGGCGGGCGCGTGTTGAACGCGCACGGCACCCCGATCGCCGGCATCTACGCCACCGGCTGGATCAAGCGCGGCCCGGTCGGCCTCATCGGCCATACCAAGGGCGACGCCCTGGAAACCATCACCCGGCTCATGGAGGATGCCACGACGCTCGAGCAACCGGCCGGGTGGGCGGCCGGAGACGGCGACGAGATCCTGCGTGTGCTCACCGAGCGCGGCGTGCACGTCACGACCTGGCCGGGCTGGCTTATCCTCGACGCGCACGAGAAGGCGTTGGGCACCAGCCACGCGGCCGTGCGCGACCGGGTGAAAGTCGTCGAACGCGACGAGCAGGTTCACATTGCCCGTGCCGACGCGGCGGTCCTCTCGTGA
- a CDS encoding ABC transporter permease, whose product MPLRSEAPPAILTDRVDVDAVADADERRLSSGLDALQTVPAAPRGRTRQAIDGVLPPVLLILGLIVAWQISILVARPRPDLIPGPLDVLSSISAFWADGRLQLAVLTSLERGGIGFLIAVAIGTPIGLLLAECRPVRHALGPLLSGLQVLPSVAWVPAAIIWFGLTDATVYFVVLMGAVPSIANGLVSGIDHVPPQLRRVGTVLGASRVQLATLVILPAALPGYFSGLKQGWAFAWRSLMAAEIIAMGGTIGFGLGSMLDQSRELADLPGVLATIVVILFVGILVELVLFAPLERRLLRRRGLVPAGRR is encoded by the coding sequence ATGCCGCTTAGAAGCGAGGCGCCGCCCGCCATCCTCACGGACCGGGTCGATGTCGACGCCGTCGCCGACGCCGACGAGCGCCGCCTCTCCTCCGGGCTTGACGCGCTGCAAACCGTGCCCGCCGCACCCCGTGGCCGGACCAGGCAGGCCATTGACGGCGTCCTGCCGCCCGTTCTGCTCATCCTCGGCCTCATCGTGGCCTGGCAGATCTCTATTCTGGTTGCCCGCCCGCGGCCCGATCTCATCCCCGGGCCCCTGGACGTACTCAGCTCCATCAGCGCGTTCTGGGCCGACGGGCGGCTGCAGCTCGCCGTACTGACGAGCCTCGAACGCGGCGGCATCGGGTTCCTCATCGCCGTCGCCATCGGCACCCCGATCGGGCTGCTGCTGGCCGAATGCCGCCCGGTGCGGCACGCCCTCGGCCCACTGCTGTCGGGGCTGCAGGTGTTGCCCTCCGTTGCCTGGGTTCCCGCCGCGATCATCTGGTTCGGCCTCACCGACGCCACCGTGTACTTCGTCGTGCTCATGGGAGCCGTGCCGTCGATTGCCAACGGCCTCGTTTCCGGAATCGATCATGTTCCGCCGCAGCTGCGCCGTGTGGGCACGGTGCTCGGCGCGAGCCGCGTGCAACTGGCCACGCTCGTGATTCTTCCCGCGGCCCTGCCCGGGTATTTCTCCGGTCTCAAGCAGGGCTGGGCCTTCGCCTGGCGCTCACTCATGGCCGCGGAAATCATCGCCATGGGCGGCACCATCGGCTTCGGGCTGGGCTCCATGCTCGACCAGAGCCGCGAACTGGCCGACCTGCCCGGCGTTCTCGCGACCATCGTCGTGATCCTCTTCGTGGGTATCCTCGTGGAACTCGTGCTCTTTGCGCCGCTGGAACGTCGGCTCCTGCGCCGGCGTGGCCTCGTTCCCGCCGGGAGGCGCTGA
- a CDS encoding sulfate adenylyltransferase subunit 1 produces the protein MTTQTHDATLFRFATAGSVDDGKSTLVGRLLHDSKAILADQLDAVTRTSTERGFGGAAGGIDFALLTDGLRAEREQGITIDVAYRYFATGERSFILADCPGHVQYTRNMVTGATTADAVIMLIDARKGVLEQTRRHLSVVALLRVPHVIVAVNKIDLLDYDEAAYREVERSVLAVASELGVGAVHIIPVSALEGDNVVDRSARTPWYAGSSLLELLETLPAAAEVESEVEDFRLPVQLVLRPQGAVAPGVDASFRDYRAYAGQIASGTIRVGESVTIVPGGGTSIVTGIDDAGTELDVAFAPQSVALRLRDNLDIARGAVIAAADTLPALTRDLTADLFWLDQRALRPGARVLVKFGTALVQAMIPEITGRLDLDTLTLEPVDDDAQQGLDINDIGRAVLRLASELPIEDYAVNRRSGAFLVIHPQDGATLAAGIVTAAR, from the coding sequence ATGACCACCCAGACACACGACGCGACGCTGTTCCGCTTCGCCACCGCCGGCTCCGTGGACGACGGCAAGTCCACGCTCGTCGGACGCTTGCTGCACGACTCGAAGGCGATCCTCGCCGATCAGCTCGACGCCGTCACCCGAACCTCCACGGAGCGGGGTTTCGGCGGGGCGGCCGGCGGAATCGATTTCGCCCTGCTCACCGACGGCCTGCGCGCCGAGCGCGAGCAGGGCATCACCATTGACGTGGCATACCGCTACTTCGCCACCGGAGAGCGCTCGTTCATCCTCGCCGACTGCCCCGGTCACGTGCAGTACACGCGCAACATGGTCACCGGTGCCACCACCGCGGATGCCGTGATCATGCTCATCGACGCGCGCAAGGGCGTGCTCGAGCAGACCCGCCGGCACCTGTCGGTTGTGGCACTGCTGCGGGTGCCGCACGTGATCGTGGCCGTGAACAAGATCGACCTGCTCGACTACGACGAGGCCGCGTACCGCGAGGTGGAACGCTCCGTGCTCGCCGTCGCGAGCGAACTCGGCGTCGGGGCCGTGCACATCATCCCGGTGTCCGCCCTCGAGGGCGACAACGTGGTGGATCGTTCGGCGCGCACCCCCTGGTACGCCGGATCGAGCCTGCTGGAGCTGCTCGAGACCCTGCCGGCCGCCGCCGAGGTGGAGAGCGAGGTCGAGGACTTCCGTCTTCCGGTACAGCTCGTGTTGCGCCCTCAGGGCGCCGTCGCCCCCGGCGTCGATGCCTCTTTCCGCGACTACCGCGCCTACGCCGGCCAGATAGCCTCCGGCACGATTCGAGTGGGCGAGTCGGTCACCATTGTTCCCGGCGGCGGCACAAGCATCGTCACGGGCATCGACGACGCCGGCACGGAGCTCGACGTGGCCTTCGCCCCGCAATCGGTGGCCCTGCGGCTGCGCGACAACCTCGACATTGCCCGCGGCGCCGTCATTGCCGCGGCCGACACGCTCCCCGCGCTCACCCGCGATCTCACCGCCGACCTGTTCTGGCTCGACCAGAGAGCACTGCGCCCCGGAGCCCGCGTGCTGGTGAAATTCGGGACCGCGCTCGTGCAGGCGATGATCCCCGAGATCACCGGGCGGCTCGACCTCGACACCCTCACCCTCGAACCGGTCGACGACGACGCCCAACAGGGCCTCGACATCAACGACATCGGTCGTGCGGTCCTGCGGCTGGCGAGCGAGCTTCCGATTGAGGACTATGCCGTCAACCGTCGCTCCGGGGCATTCCTCGTGATCCACCCCCAGGATGGCGCGACCCTCGCTGCCGGAATCGTGACGGCTGCCCGATGA
- a CDS encoding phosphoadenylyl-sulfate reductase, with amino-acid sequence MVTPCRRGGAEVSPAVNLNTSTPTPTRVLPERRSIEQLKALAEQGSAELWRTDGTEASATAVIAWVARNFGADSVAVACSMADAVLPALVSVQVPGVDVLFLDTGYHFGETYATRDAVEEALDVTIVDVLPLTTVPEQNAEHGAELFARNPNQCCALRKVEPLQRTLADYELWFTGVRRNEAPTRANTPLITWDERNGLVKVNPVAAWTYDELLGYAAEHTVPVNPLLSQGYPSIGCAPCTQPVAAGADPRSGRWATLEKTECGLHL; translated from the coding sequence ATGGTCACACCGTGCCGACGAGGAGGCGCTGAAGTGAGCCCCGCCGTGAACCTCAACACATCCACGCCGACGCCCACGCGTGTGCTGCCCGAACGTCGATCGATCGAGCAGTTGAAGGCGCTCGCCGAACAGGGCTCCGCGGAGCTCTGGCGAACCGACGGCACCGAAGCGAGCGCCACCGCGGTGATCGCCTGGGTCGCCCGCAACTTCGGCGCCGATTCCGTCGCCGTGGCGTGCTCCATGGCCGACGCCGTGCTCCCTGCGCTCGTGTCGGTGCAGGTCCCCGGCGTTGACGTTCTGTTCCTCGACACCGGGTACCACTTCGGTGAAACCTACGCCACGCGTGATGCGGTCGAGGAGGCCCTCGACGTGACAATCGTCGATGTGCTACCGCTCACCACCGTCCCCGAGCAGAACGCCGAACACGGCGCAGAGCTCTTCGCTCGGAACCCGAACCAATGCTGCGCCCTGCGCAAGGTCGAACCCCTGCAGCGCACGCTCGCCGACTACGAACTCTGGTTCACCGGCGTACGCCGCAATGAGGCACCCACCCGCGCCAACACGCCACTGATCACCTGGGACGAACGCAACGGCCTCGTGAAGGTGAACCCCGTCGCCGCGTGGACCTACGACGAACTCCTCGGTTACGCCGCAGAGCACACGGTGCCGGTGAACCCGCTCCTGTCCCAAGGGTACCCGTCCATCGGCTGCGCGCCCTGCACCCAACCCGTCGCCGCCGGCGCCGACCCCCGCTCCGGACGCTGGGCCACCCTCGAGAAGACAGAATGCGGACTCCACCTATGA
- a CDS encoding ABC transporter ATP-binding protein, translating into MNAPAAIRIESLGKRFGPTAPLVLDDINLTIEAGQFVCLLGASGCGKSTLLDIIAGLERPTTGTVTVDSGNAAVMFQESALFPWLTASHNVELALKLRGVPRQRRRGDALELLDLVNLADAAHKRPHELSGGMRQRVALARSLAQDRKVLLMDEPFAALDAITRDLLHDELERVWRETGRTIVFVTHNVREAARLGQRVLLMSSRPGRIVNEWHIDDRADRRIESTDVARLGDEITTQLRQEIRRNAA; encoded by the coding sequence ATGAATGCGCCCGCCGCCATCCGCATCGAATCGCTCGGCAAACGGTTCGGCCCGACGGCCCCCCTCGTGCTTGATGACATCAACCTCACGATCGAGGCGGGCCAATTTGTGTGCCTGCTCGGGGCATCCGGGTGCGGCAAATCAACGCTGCTGGACATCATCGCGGGGCTGGAACGCCCCACGACCGGAACGGTGACGGTCGACAGCGGAAACGCGGCCGTCATGTTTCAAGAATCCGCCCTTTTTCCGTGGCTCACGGCCTCGCACAACGTGGAGCTCGCGCTCAAGCTGCGCGGCGTTCCCCGGCAGCGTCGACGCGGCGACGCGCTCGAACTGCTCGACCTGGTGAATCTCGCCGATGCCGCCCACAAACGCCCGCACGAACTCTCCGGGGGCATGCGCCAGCGTGTGGCCCTCGCGAGGTCGCTCGCCCAGGACCGAAAGGTACTGCTCATGGACGAACCCTTCGCCGCCCTCGACGCGATCACCCGTGACCTGCTGCATGACGAGCTCGAACGCGTGTGGCGGGAGACCGGCCGCACGATAGTGTTCGTCACGCACAACGTGCGCGAGGCGGCCCGGCTCGGACAGCGGGTGCTGCTCATGTCGAGCCGCCCCGGACGCATCGTGAACGAGTGGCACATCGATGACCGCGCCGACCGCCGCATCGAGTCCACCGACGTTGCCCGCCTCGGGGACGAAATCACCACGCAACTGCGACAGGAGATTCGACGCAATGCCGCTTAG
- the cysD gene encoding sulfate adenylyltransferase subunit CysD, with product MSISATVTETPRTVTPETIPAASAHRLSELDVLESEAIHIIREVVAEFERPVLLFSGGKDSVVVLHLAAKAFWPGKVPFSLLHVDTGHNFPEVLAFRDATVERLGVRLEVARVEDYIADGRLAERADGTRNPLQTLPLLDAIAAGRHDAVFGGARRDEDKARAKERILSLRDEFGQWDPRNQRPELWNLYNGRHTVGQHVRAFPISNWTELNVWRYIERENIALPPLYYAHERDVYRRDGMWRAVGPVSEPRPTETVERRTVRYRTVGDMSCTGAVDSDATHVNDVVREVAVSTITERGATRADDRISEAAMEDRKKEGYF from the coding sequence ATGAGCATTTCAGCCACCGTCACCGAGACGCCACGCACGGTCACTCCCGAAACGATCCCCGCCGCATCCGCTCACCGCCTCTCCGAACTCGACGTGCTTGAGAGCGAGGCGATCCACATCATCCGTGAGGTCGTCGCCGAGTTCGAACGCCCCGTGCTGTTGTTCTCCGGCGGCAAGGACTCCGTCGTGGTGTTGCACCTCGCCGCGAAAGCCTTCTGGCCGGGCAAGGTGCCGTTCTCTCTGCTGCACGTGGACACCGGGCACAACTTTCCGGAGGTCCTCGCCTTCCGTGACGCCACCGTGGAACGCCTCGGCGTGCGCCTCGAGGTGGCGCGCGTCGAAGACTACATAGCGGATGGCCGCCTGGCCGAGCGCGCCGACGGCACCCGCAACCCGCTGCAGACCCTCCCGCTGCTCGACGCCATCGCGGCCGGTCGCCACGACGCCGTCTTCGGCGGCGCCCGCCGGGACGAGGACAAGGCCAGGGCGAAGGAACGCATCCTGTCGCTGCGCGACGAGTTCGGCCAGTGGGACCCGCGCAACCAGCGCCCCGAGCTGTGGAACCTCTACAACGGCCGCCACACGGTGGGCCAGCACGTTCGCGCGTTTCCGATCAGCAACTGGACCGAGCTCAACGTCTGGCGCTACATCGAACGGGAGAACATCGCGCTGCCGCCGCTGTACTACGCCCACGAGCGTGACGTCTACCGTCGCGACGGCATGTGGCGCGCGGTCGGTCCCGTGAGCGAACCCCGCCCCACCGAAACCGTGGAACGGCGCACGGTGCGCTACCGCACCGTCGGCGACATGAGCTGCACCGGGGCCGTTGACTCCGACGCCACCCACGTGAACGACGTGGTGCGGGAGGTCGCCGTGAGCACCATCACGGAACGCGGCGCCACCCGCGCCGACGACCGCATCTCCGAAGCCGCCATGGAGGACCGAAAAAAGGAGGGGTACTTCTAG
- a CDS encoding ABC transporter substrate-binding protein, giving the protein MTLKTTLRASLVLAASALLLSGCAATAIPEPGPATELRLGYFDNVTHAPALVGVQKGFFTEALGDTTLSTQIFSAGPAAVEALSAGAIDAAYIGPNPAVNTFIQSRGASATIVAGATTGGAALVVRDGIRSAADLAGTTLATPQLGNTQDVALRSWLTGEGYKTSITGGGDVSVSPTDNSVTLSLFQAGTIDGAWLPEPWASRLVLEAGAHVLVDEASLWDQGDFPTTVLLVRKDFLRDHPDTVTALLTGHTASVAWLNANPTEATAAINAELLADTGTALPDPVINRALEHMRFTIDPLAATFPVSLRAARAAGIGKNGDLDGLFDLSLLNAVLAEAGGAPVPAEGLGRE; this is encoded by the coding sequence GTGACGCTGAAGACCACCCTGCGCGCCAGCCTCGTGCTCGCGGCGAGCGCCCTCCTGCTGAGCGGATGCGCTGCCACCGCGATCCCCGAACCGGGACCGGCCACGGAACTACGCCTCGGCTACTTCGACAACGTCACCCACGCGCCAGCACTGGTGGGCGTGCAGAAGGGCTTCTTCACCGAGGCGCTCGGCGACACGACGCTCTCCACCCAGATTTTCAGCGCCGGACCCGCGGCGGTCGAGGCGCTCAGCGCCGGCGCGATCGACGCCGCCTACATCGGCCCGAACCCCGCCGTGAACACGTTCATTCAGAGCCGGGGCGCGTCGGCGACGATCGTGGCCGGCGCAACCACGGGCGGCGCCGCCCTCGTCGTGCGCGACGGCATCCGGTCTGCCGCCGACCTCGCCGGCACCACGCTCGCCACCCCCCAGCTCGGAAACACGCAGGACGTGGCGCTGCGCTCCTGGCTGACGGGCGAAGGCTACAAGACCAGCATCACCGGCGGCGGTGATGTGAGTGTGTCACCCACCGATAATTCGGTGACCCTGTCCCTCTTCCAGGCCGGCACGATCGACGGCGCCTGGCTGCCGGAGCCGTGGGCATCCCGTCTCGTCCTCGAAGCGGGAGCCCACGTGCTCGTTGACGAGGCGAGCCTCTGGGATCAGGGAGACTTCCCCACCACCGTGCTGCTCGTGCGCAAAGACTTTTTGCGCGACCACCCCGACACCGTCACCGCCCTGCTCACCGGACACACGGCATCCGTGGCGTGGTTGAACGCCAACCCCACGGAGGCCACCGCCGCCATCAACGCGGAACTGCTCGCCGACACCGGCACGGCCCTGCCCGACCCCGTGATCAACCGCGCTCTCGAACACATGCGCTTCACCATCGACCCGCTGGCAGCCACGTTCCCCGTGTCGCTCCGGGCCGCCCGCGCCGCCGGGATCGGGAAGAACGGCGACCTGGACGGACTCTTTGACCTGAGCCTGCTCAACGCCGTGCTCGCCGAGGCGGGCGGCGCCCCCGTCCCGGCCGAGGGGCTCGGCCGCGAATGA